TGAATTAAAATATAATGGGAATATTTTATACATATAATTCATATAAATTAATTTAAATTATAATAAAAAAGCATAAGTGCACAAAATAAAATATATTAAATTTAAGGAATTATTTGTATAATAATAATTAGTATTATGCAAATAATTTTTATTAATAGAAATTCAGGAGGGGTTTATATGTTTTTAAATGAATTAAGTAAAAATGAAGGAATTTCTTTTATGCAATTGGTCAAAGGTCTTATAAATTCAGACAATACCTTCGCAAAAGAAGAAAAAAATCTTTATACTGATTATCTTGAAGAACTAAATATAAAAGAAACTGAAATATTAGACTTGAATTTAAATTCTATATATGAAAATTTAAAAAGTTCTTCTGAAAGAAGCAAAAATATTATTTATTTTGAATTAATAGGTCTTGCTCTTATTGATGGAGAATATGATGAGAAAGAAGTAGAATTTTTAGAAGAAATAGGCGCAAAATTAGAGATAAAACGTAATAAAAGAATATCTTTTGCTAATTATTTCTATAATTTTGTGGATGTATATGGTTTTTCAGTTGTAGATGCAGAAAGTAAAATTACTTTGCTAAAAGAACAAGCAGAAAAATTACTAGCATAAGAATTAATAACCTAAAAAATACTTGTAGTAAATTTAATGATTAAATATTACTGCAAGTATTTTTGTGTTTTTTTATAATTTAAAAAATTGGAGGAGAATTTTATGAAAGAGATTTCTTTATATATACATATTCCGTTTTGTAAACAAAAATGCCTTTATTGTGATTTTCCATCTTATTCTGGAAAAGAAATATTAATGGAGGAATATATAGATGCTCTTAATAGAGAAATATTACAAAAGGCTGAGAAGTATAATATAAATAGCATATTTATTGGTGGTGGTACACCTTCATACTTAAGAGAATCCAATTTACAAAGTCTGTTAGTTACTTTAAATAAATTAAAATTAAAACAAAATTTAGAATTTACAGTAGAATGTAATCCAGGAACATTAAATGGAAGAAATTTAGATATTATGAAAAAATATAATGTTAATAGAATAAGCATGGGATTACAATCTACAAAAAATTCTATTTTAAAGGAAATTGGAAGAATACATAGTTATGAAGAGTTTAAAAACAATTATTTTTTGGCTAGAGATATGGGATTTGACAATATAAATGTAGATTTAATGTTTGGATTGCCAAATCAAACTCTTAAAGATTGGGAAGAATCTTTAGAGGAAATAGCAAAGCTTAAGCCTGCTCATATATCAGCATATAGCTTAATAATTGAAGAAGGAACACGCTTTTATAATTTATATGAACAAGATAAATTGAATTTGCCAGATGAAGATGAAGAGAGACTTATGTATTTATCAACGAAAGATATTTTAAAAAAACATGGATATCACCAATATGAAATATCCAATTTTGCTAAGACAGATAAAGAATGTTTTCATAACAAAACTTATTGGAAATGTAATGAATATTTAGGATTAGGCGTATCAGCTAGTTCATTTATAGATCAAAAGCGAATTAAAAATATAGATAATATTGAGGAGTATATACAAAAGATAAATAGTGGTGAAAATGTAATAGAAGAAATTCATGTAAATGATATAAGTGATGATATGGAAGAATTTGTTTTTATGGGGCTTAGGATGATTGAAGGAATAAAAATAAATGAATTTAAGGAAAGATTTAATAAAGATATATATGAAGTCTATGGCGATGTGATTAAAAAAAATATAAAAAAAGAATTATTAATTTGTAATTCGGAGAAACTAATTTTAAGTTCTAGAGGTATGGAAATATCCAATTATGTTATGAGTGATTTTATATTATAATAGCAAATCTATTCTAAGGCATATAAAAAAGGAATAGGTGGTATGTGTGCTTAATAGACTACTATGAGATTTGCTACTTTACAAAATATACCTCACATCTTGACTTGTTATCTTCTGTATATACGCCTAAAAAGACTAGAATGAATATTAAAAAATCATGTGTAAAAATAAGTAATATAGAAAATCAAAGTAAATAGGAGAAATAATGAGAAAAATTGATGAAATCAAATTATTTTTACCTGTAGAAAGCTATAATAAATATAAATGGAATTGACAAAAAACATCATAAATAATATATTAAAAACATAGTCATTAGCACTCGATGTTAATGAGTGCTAACAAAAAGAGGTGAAGTTATGAGTATTGAGGACAGAAAAATAAGAATACTTCAAGCTATTATCAATGACTATATTCGTACAGGAGATCCTGTAGGGTCAAGAACACTTGCTAAAAACTATAACTTAGGTATCGGCTCTGCAACTATAAGAAATGAAATGGCTGATCTTGAAGATATGGGATACTTAGAACAACCTCATGCTTCTGCAGGAAGAATTCCTTCTAGTAAGGGATATAGATTATATGTTGATAAACTTATGGACAATCAAAGGCTGACAGTTGAGGAAGATTTGAAAATTAAACAATATATAATTGATTCTGCAATGCTTGAAGTAGATAAAATTGTAAAGCAGACTAGTGCATTGTTGTCAGAACTTACTAAATTGACTTGCGTGATTGAATCTCCATCAGTTAAAAAGAGCTTTGTTAAATCAATTCAGCTTATTAAAGTTGATGAATATAATTTAGTATCAGTTTTTTTAACAGATACTGGCCTTATAAAAAATCATATGATTAAGTTGAACAATGGAGTTCCTAAAATTGAAACTTTAATGCGAATAAATCAAGTTATTAATAATAGATTAGTAAATCTTTCAATAGAAGAAATTAATCTAGAAGTAATTAATAATCTAAAAAATGATTTGGGCGAATATGAAGAAATATTTAATGCAATTTTACCTGTTTTATATGAAACATTAAATACAACAAATTCGTCAGAAGTGTTTATGGAAGGAACAACCAATATATTCAATTATGCAGAATATAACGACATTGATAAAGCTAAAGAAATATTATCACTTTTTAACGATAAAGAATCTATAATGGATTTATTTAATCCACAAGATAATATTACAATTAGTATAGGCGATGAAAATTATAAACAACAAGCTAAGGACTGCAGTATAATATCTGCTGAATATTCTTTTAGAGATAGACCAATTGGTAAAATTGGGTTAATTGGACCTAGAAGAATTAATTATTCAAAGGTAATAACAATTATGGCGGAAGTCATAAAAGAACTTAATAATATGTTAAGTAATGAAAAAATATAGATATTAGATTTGAAAGCGAAGAGGTGTGTTTTAAAGATATGAAAAATGAAGAACTGAATAATGAAGAAATTAAAGATGAAACAGTAACTAATGAAAATCAAATTACAAATAATGACCAAATGGAAAATGAGGAATCTAGTGAAACACTTGATGAAGTTTCTGAAAATGAGGGGACTACAGATGGTGAACTAAATATAGTAAAAAAGCAAAAAGACGAAAATAAGAAATTACAAGAAGAATTAGATATGACTAAAGATAGACTTTTAAGAGTGACAGCTGAATATGACAATTATAGAAAAAGAACAACTAAAGAAAAAGAAGGAATATATAGTGATGCATATGTAGATGTATTAAAAGAAATTATTCCAATTATTGATAATTTAGAAAGAGCTGTTGCAGCTGATGGAAGCATAGAAGATTTGAAAAAAGGAATTGAGATGACAATAAAAGGATGTCAAGATTCATTTACAAAGCTTGGAATTGAAGAAATAGATGCTTCGGGAGAATTTGATCCTAATGTTCACAATGCAGTAATGCATATAGAGGATGAAAGTTTAGAAAAAAATGTAATAGCAGAAGTATTCCAAAAAGGATACAAAAAGGATGATAAAATAATAAGACATACAATGGTTAAAGTAGCTAATTAAATTTTAACAATATAGTTAAAAGATAAAAATAATTAAATGCAAAATTCAAATTAAAATAAACTAATAAAGTTTTAGGAGGAATATATTATGGGAAAAATTATAGGAATTGATTTAGGAACTACAAATTCATGTGTAGCAGTTATGGAAGGTGGAGAACCAACTGTTATTGCAAATGCAGAGGGATCTAGAACTACTCCATCAGTAGTATCATTTCAAGCAAGTGGAGAAAGATTAGTTGGTCAAGTTGCAAAAAGACAATCAATAACAAATCCAGATAAAACAATTATCTCAATAAAGAGACATATGGGAACTGGATACAAAGTTGATATAGATGGAAAAAATTATTCACCACAAGAAATTTCAGCTATGGTACTTCAAAAAATCAAAGCAGATGCTGAGTCTTATTTAGGCGAAACAGTAACACAAGCAGTTATAACTGTACCAGCTTACTTTAATGATAGCCAAAGACAAGCAACAAAAGATGCAGGAAAGATTGCAGGCCTTGAAGTTTTAAGAATAATAAATGAACCAACAGCAGCAGCACTAGCTTATGGTTTAGATAAAACAGATAATAATCA
The DNA window shown above is from Clostridium beijerinckii and carries:
- a CDS encoding heat-inducible transcriptional repressor HrcA, with the translated sequence MSIEDRKIRILQAIINDYIRTGDPVGSRTLAKNYNLGIGSATIRNEMADLEDMGYLEQPHASAGRIPSSKGYRLYVDKLMDNQRLTVEEDLKIKQYIIDSAMLEVDKIVKQTSALLSELTKLTCVIESPSVKKSFVKSIQLIKVDEYNLVSVFLTDTGLIKNHMIKLNNGVPKIETLMRINQVINNRLVNLSIEEINLEVINNLKNDLGEYEEIFNAILPVLYETLNTTNSSEVFMEGTTNIFNYAEYNDIDKAKEILSLFNDKESIMDLFNPQDNITISIGDENYKQQAKDCSIISAEYSFRDRPIGKIGLIGPRRINYSKVITIMAEVIKELNNMLSNEKI
- a CDS encoding nucleotide exchange factor GrpE, yielding MKNEELNNEEIKDETVTNENQITNNDQMENEESSETLDEVSENEGTTDGELNIVKKQKDENKKLQEELDMTKDRLLRVTAEYDNYRKRTTKEKEGIYSDAYVDVLKEIIPIIDNLERAVAADGSIEDLKKGIEMTIKGCQDSFTKLGIEEIDASGEFDPNVHNAVMHIEDESLEKNVIAEVFQKGYKKDDKIIRHTMVKVAN
- a CDS encoding oxygen-independent coproporphyrinogen III oxidase yields the protein MKEISLYIHIPFCKQKCLYCDFPSYSGKEILMEEYIDALNREILQKAEKYNINSIFIGGGTPSYLRESNLQSLLVTLNKLKLKQNLEFTVECNPGTLNGRNLDIMKKYNVNRISMGLQSTKNSILKEIGRIHSYEEFKNNYFLARDMGFDNINVDLMFGLPNQTLKDWEESLEEIAKLKPAHISAYSLIIEEGTRFYNLYEQDKLNLPDEDEERLMYLSTKDILKKHGYHQYEISNFAKTDKECFHNKTYWKCNEYLGLGVSASSFIDQKRIKNIDNIEEYIQKINSGENVIEEIHVNDISDDMEEFVFMGLRMIEGIKINEFKERFNKDIYEVYGDVIKKNIKKELLICNSEKLILSSRGMEISNYVMSDFIL